In a single window of the Gossypium hirsutum isolate 1008001.06 chromosome A13, Gossypium_hirsutum_v2.1, whole genome shotgun sequence genome:
- the LOC121212267 gene encoding coumaroyl-CoA:anthocyanidin 3-O-glucoside-6''-O-coumaroyltransferase 1 — protein MDETKPMKVVESSHVSPPPGSVPTTSLPLTFFDLQWFPLPNVQRLFFYEFPYPTLHFMETILPLLKQSLSLTLQQFFPFAANVVCPPSPGKPYIHYEDGGSSVAFSVVESPSDFRCAIADYPRDVKTLHPFAPHLRTAPSEAKDGTRVVLLPALAFQVTVFPNAGVCIGSSYCHVIGDGKAFMHFMKSWVDVYAAVGLEKSSLPLFNKDVIKDPNRVESFLLKMYHDWISSLRENSGLTDVGSEVNMVRATFVFRRADVERLKQLVASQCMNEANSNQFHHVSTFVVTCALTWVSLIKSKVSVVNTLSYVDDADELYYLLFPFDCRNRLEFPVPSAYVGNCIKPGIVEMKKEELTGENGIVLAAKAIGSKVKEMVQSGISGAENWLTSIAERSKTGRLINLAGSPKLRVYDTNFGWGRPRKVELMHVESGQTISMAECRDEEGGIEVGVALNKNQMDEFVATFGQSLKLL, from the coding sequence ATGGATGAAACCAAGCCAATGAAGGTTGTTGAGAGCAGCCACGTTTCACCACCGCCAGGCTCAGTTCCCACTACCTCTCTTCCTCTCACTTTCTTTGATTTGCAATGGTTTCCACTTCCCAATGTTCAACGCCTTTTCTTCTATGAATTCCCATACCCTACCTTGCATTTCATGGAAACCATTCTCCCGTTGTTAAAACAATCTCTCTCCCTTACCCTGCAACAGTTTTTCCCCTTCGCGGCCAACGTAGTGTGCCCTCCGTCACCGGGGAAGCCTTACATCCATTACGAAGACGGTGGCAGCTCCGTTGCTTTCTCGGTCGTCGAATCCCCTTCGGATTTCCGCTGTGCAATAGCCGATTATCCGCGAGACGTTAAAACTTTACATCCCTTCGCGCCACATCTACGGACCGCACCGTCGGAGGCGAAAGACGGTACGCGGGTGGTCTTGCTCCCTGCACTTGCCTTCCAAGTGACCGTGTTCCCGAACGCTGGCGTTTGCATCGGGTCTAGTTACTGCCACGTGATCGGCGACGGGAAGGCATTCATGCATTTCATGAAGTCTTGGGTGGACGTTTACGCTGCGGTCGGTCTCGAAAAATCATCGCTTCCATTGTTTAACAAGGATGTGATCAAGGATCCTAACAGGGTAGAGTCGTTTCTATTGAAAATGTATCACGACTGGATTTCATCTCTCAGGGAGAATTCGGGCTTAACAGATGTCGGATCAGAAGTAAACATGGTTCGTGCCACATTCGTGTTTCGTCGAGCCGATGTCGAGAGGCTCAAGCAATTGGTTGCATCGCAGTGCATGAACGAAGCCAATTCGAACCAATTCCATCATGTATCAACTTTTGTGGTAACATGTGCTCTAACATGGGTTTCATTGATCAAATCAAAAGTAAGTGTTGTTAACACCTTATCATATGTTGATGATGCTGATGAGTTATATTATTTGCTATTCCCCTTCGATTGCCGGAACCGCCTTGAATTTCCGGTTCCGTCAGCATATGTCGGGAACTGTATAAAACCTGGAATTGTAGAGATGAAGAAGGAGGAGTTAACAGGTGAAAATGGGATTGTTTTAGCTGCCAAAGCCATCGGAAGCAAAGTTAAAGAAATGGTACAAAGTGGTATAAGTGGGGCGGAGAATTGGCTAACTAGCATCGCAGAGAGAAGTAAAACGGGGCGTCTAATTAATTTGGCCGGTTCGCCGAAGTTGCGGGTGTACGATACTAATTTTGGGTGGGGAAGGCCTCGGAAGGTGGAGCTGATGCACGTGGAGTCCGGGCAGACTATATCTATGGCGGAGTGTAGGGATGAAGAAGGTGGAATTGAGGTTGGTGTGGCTTTAAACAAGAACCAAATGGATGAATTCGTTGCCACCTTTGGGCAGAGTTTAAAGCTTCTTTAG
- the LOC121212233 gene encoding uncharacterized protein — MANQLGSLMESIKSKVRALKKSKPNKPYIKMDKSASVKVEIRSRKARKLIDKTLKVADQPGKRSIS, encoded by the coding sequence ATGGCGAACCAGTTGGGGAGCTTGATGGAATCAATAAAGTCAAAGGTAAGGGCACTGAAAAAGTCAAAGCCGAATAAGCCGTACATAAAGATGGACAAGAGCGCCAGCGTTAAAGTGGAGATCCGAAGCCGGAAGGCGAGGAAACTTATCGACAAGACCTTGAAGGTCGCCGATCAGCCAGGCAAGCGCTCCATTTCATAA